TTTGGGAAGCGAATGGGGTATGTCCACCTTGTACTATGGCCTGCTGCAAGGCTTGGGAGCGGAGCTGTTTTTTGCGGCTTTTCTGTATCGGAACGCAAACCTGTGGGTTGCTTCGCTAGCTGCGGCTGGGGCGGCTGTCACTTCTCTGATTTTAGACTTCAGCTACGGGTATATTGATCAGCTATCGACTTGGAACTATGTTTTGTATATTGGATTTCGGATGATTGGCAGTATTGTGATTGCCGGGGTATTCGCGTTCTATCTGGCTAAGGCATTGGAGGTAACCGGAGTCACGCGAAGTTTGAGGCCTGCAACGGAACAAGATTATAAGGGGCTGGATTGATGAGCCGGGCAACCGAAGATGTGGTGGCTTCGATCACCCGGCTACGGTTGAAATTCCCCGGTGAGCAAGAGCTGCTTTTTCACAATATGTCTTTGTCTG
The Paenibacillus peoriae DNA segment above includes these coding regions:
- a CDS encoding ECF transporter S component translates to MNTAVRASKGLKLTDILVTIVIAVVFGLIYKIWGPAYDLMKPLGLHAEQLMYGMWFMAGTFAYLIIRKPGVAILAEVAAATVSAFLGSEWGMSTLYYGLLQGLGAELFFAAFLYRNANLWVASLAAAGAAVTSLILDFSYGYIDQLSTWNYVLYIGFRMIGSIVIAGVFAFYLAKALEVTGVTRSLRPATEQDYKGLD